Proteins from a single region of Microbacterium sp. zg-Y818:
- a CDS encoding DUF3107 domain-containing protein: protein MEIRIGIVNTGRELGFETNESAEVFKTTVAQALDSGATHLSFVDSRGSSYIVPTAALAYIEVGTEESRRIGFVG from the coding sequence GTGGAGATCCGCATCGGCATCGTCAACACCGGCCGCGAGCTCGGCTTCGAGACGAACGAGTCCGCCGAGGTATTCAAGACCACCGTCGCCCAGGCGCTGGACTCCGGCGCCACCCACCTGTCGTTCGTCGACTCGCGGGGCAGCTCCTACATCGTCCCGACCGCCGCGCTGGCGTACATCGAGGTCGGCACCGAGGAGTCCCGTCGCATCGGCTTCGTCGGCTGA
- a CDS encoding DEAD/DEAH box helicase: protein MTTFAELGVDQDIVDTLAARGIVDAFPIQEQTIPLGLPGQDIIGQAKTGTGKTFGFGIPVVQRLGLNPEPGVKALIVVPTRELCVQVYEDMDMLTSGRSTSVVAIYGGKAYEGQIDQLKAGAQIVVGTPGRLIDLAGQRLLDLSHATEVVLDEADKMLDLGFLPDIEKIFSKVPPVRHTQLFSATMPGPIVAMARRFMSNPIHIRATDPDEGLTQANIKHLVYRAHSLDKDEIIARILQSEGRGKTVVFTRTKRAAQKLADELSDRGFNTASVHGDMSQEARERSMAAFKAGKKDVLIATDVAARGIDVDDVTHVINHTIPDDEKTYLHRAGRTGRAGKTGIAVTFVDWDDLHKWALINRALEFGQPEPVETYSSSPHLFSDLDIPAGTKGRIVTAPRTQTVKTQEATGEGDSERRRRRRRDDSGAPQASADREASSARATEGAGTHDGGGKEHHDGKTAPRRRRRRRGSGTGAPAAS, encoded by the coding sequence GTGACGACTTTCGCCGAACTCGGCGTCGATCAGGACATCGTCGACACCCTTGCCGCTCGCGGCATCGTGGACGCCTTTCCGATCCAGGAGCAGACGATCCCCCTCGGTCTTCCCGGCCAGGACATCATCGGCCAGGCCAAGACAGGCACCGGCAAGACCTTCGGCTTCGGCATCCCGGTCGTGCAGCGCCTGGGCCTGAACCCCGAGCCCGGCGTGAAGGCCCTCATCGTCGTGCCGACCCGCGAGCTGTGCGTCCAGGTCTACGAGGACATGGACATGCTCACCTCGGGCCGCTCCACGAGCGTCGTGGCCATCTACGGCGGCAAGGCCTACGAGGGGCAGATCGACCAGCTGAAGGCCGGCGCGCAGATCGTCGTGGGCACCCCCGGCCGCCTCATCGACCTGGCGGGCCAGCGTCTGCTCGACCTCTCGCACGCCACCGAGGTGGTGCTGGACGAGGCCGACAAGATGCTCGACCTCGGCTTCCTCCCCGACATCGAGAAGATCTTCTCGAAGGTGCCGCCGGTGCGTCACACGCAGCTGTTCTCGGCCACCATGCCCGGCCCGATCGTCGCGATGGCGCGGCGGTTCATGTCGAACCCCATCCACATCCGCGCCACCGACCCCGACGAGGGTCTGACGCAGGCCAACATCAAGCACCTCGTCTACCGCGCCCACTCACTGGACAAGGACGAGATCATCGCCCGCATCCTGCAGTCCGAGGGCCGCGGCAAGACCGTCGTCTTCACCCGCACCAAGCGTGCCGCGCAGAAGCTCGCCGACGAGCTCAGCGACCGCGGCTTCAACACCGCCTCGGTGCACGGAGACATGAGCCAGGAGGCGCGCGAGCGCTCGATGGCCGCCTTCAAGGCGGGCAAGAAGGACGTGCTCATCGCCACCGACGTCGCCGCCCGCGGCATCGACGTCGACGACGTCACCCACGTCATCAACCACACGATCCCCGACGACGAGAAGACCTACCTGCACCGCGCCGGCCGCACCGGCCGCGCCGGCAAGACCGGCATCGCGGTGACCTTCGTCGACTGGGACGATCTGCACAAGTGGGCCCTCATCAACCGGGCGCTCGAGTTCGGTCAGCCCGAGCCGGTCGAGACGTACTCGTCCAGCCCGCACCTGTTCAGCGACCTGGACATCCCCGCCGGCACCAAGGGACGCATCGTCACCGCGCCCCGCACCCAGACGGTGAAGACGCAGGAAGCCACCGGCGAGGGCGACTCCGAGCGTCGCCGCCGCCGTCGGCGTGACGACAGTGGCGCCCCGCAGGCCTCCGCCGACCGCGAGGCTTCCTCTGCCCGCGCGACCGAGGGCGCCGGCACGCACGACGGCGGCGGCAAAGAGCACCACGACGGCAAGACGGCTCCGCGTCGGCGCCGGCGTCGTCGCGGTTCGGGCACGGGCGCTCCCGCCGCGAGCTGA
- a CDS encoding carbohydrate kinase, whose translation MHTGSPPAVVVIGEALVDIVHTPTGTRSSPGGSPANVALALARRGLPVRLITQFADDEHGRAVRGWLDASGVSVQVAGSPARTSTAAARLGDDGAATYDFDITWAPAPWHPVASPVVHTGSIATVLQPGADTVESALRAARQDSAITFDPNIRPSLITDPDDVRARVARLVALSDVVKVSGEDLDWLHPGRDHRVVAGEWLSRGPSVVVVTEGGAGSFAVHAAGVAEVPAAPVDVVDTVGAGDTVMAALIAEIHAPTAAAVRARIAGWDADDLTAVLRRGADAAGVTVSRPGADPPWQHELPAR comes from the coding sequence ATGCACACCGGCTCCCCGCCCGCGGTCGTGGTGATCGGCGAGGCGCTCGTCGACATCGTCCACACTCCCACGGGCACCAGGTCCAGCCCCGGCGGCAGCCCGGCCAACGTCGCTCTCGCCTTGGCCCGGCGCGGCCTTCCCGTGCGCCTGATCACCCAGTTCGCCGACGATGAGCATGGGCGGGCGGTGAGAGGGTGGCTCGACGCATCAGGGGTGAGCGTGCAGGTGGCGGGATCGCCTGCCCGTACCTCCACGGCCGCCGCCCGTCTCGGCGATGACGGCGCGGCCACCTACGACTTCGACATCACCTGGGCGCCGGCGCCGTGGCATCCCGTGGCCTCGCCCGTCGTGCACACCGGGTCCATCGCCACGGTGCTGCAGCCGGGTGCCGACACCGTCGAGAGCGCGCTGCGCGCGGCACGACAGGACTCGGCGATCACCTTCGACCCGAACATCCGCCCGTCCCTCATCACCGACCCCGACGACGTGCGGGCGCGGGTGGCGCGGCTGGTGGCTCTGTCGGACGTGGTGAAGGTCAGCGGTGAGGACCTGGACTGGCTGCACCCGGGCCGGGACCACCGTGTCGTGGCGGGGGAGTGGCTCAGCCGGGGCCCATCCGTCGTGGTCGTCACCGAGGGTGGGGCGGGCTCGTTCGCCGTCCACGCAGCCGGCGTCGCAGAGGTGCCGGCGGCACCGGTGGACGTGGTCGACACCGTCGGTGCCGGCGACACCGTCATGGCGGCGCTCATCGCCGAGATCCACGCGCCGACGGCCGCTGCGGTGCGCGCGCGGATCGCCGGCTGGGATGCCGATGACCTCACAGCCGTGCTCCGCCGGGGCGCGGATGCCGCCGGCGTCACCGTGTCGCGTCCGGGAGCCGACCCGCCGTGGCAGCACGAGCTGCCTGCCCGGTGA
- a CDS encoding ferritin-like domain-containing protein — protein sequence MAWWNLKRARPAARTLSLRSRGDVGNAQRVAFEALAPDIDTFLGQAAYLQLGFFETLSELIAPTPELSQKESLSLAAGAALLKHRGLVELIRGRGDDALEIMLPFREPLDAFRRATHGARPLETMLSVHITAGMLDDFYLALSSSYGETGREAAAILGADDDRQALVDMIVAAIDSDEEWRALLAMWGRRLVGDTLLIARAALRPTTLDAADEQKVEPVFSNLLAAHSRRMGAMGLDA from the coding sequence GTGGCCTGGTGGAATCTCAAGCGCGCGCGGCCGGCCGCGCGTACGCTCTCGCTCCGTTCGCGCGGCGACGTCGGCAATGCCCAGCGGGTGGCATTCGAAGCCCTCGCGCCCGACATCGACACCTTCCTGGGCCAGGCCGCCTACCTCCAGCTGGGCTTCTTCGAGACTCTGAGCGAACTCATCGCCCCCACCCCCGAGCTGTCGCAGAAGGAGTCGCTGTCACTCGCCGCCGGGGCTGCGTTGCTCAAGCACCGCGGCCTCGTCGAGCTCATCCGTGGGCGCGGCGACGATGCGCTGGAGATCATGCTGCCGTTCCGCGAGCCGCTGGACGCCTTCCGTCGCGCGACGCACGGTGCGCGGCCCCTCGAGACCATGCTGTCGGTGCACATCACCGCGGGCATGCTCGACGACTTCTACCTCGCGCTGTCGTCCAGCTACGGCGAGACGGGTCGTGAAGCGGCCGCGATCCTCGGCGCCGACGACGATCGGCAGGCCCTCGTCGACATGATCGTCGCGGCGATCGACTCCGACGAGGAGTGGCGCGCGCTGCTGGCGATGTGGGGCAGGCGTCTGGTCGGCGACACCCTGCTCATCGCCCGCGCCGCGCTGCGACCGACGACACTCGACGCCGCCGATGAGCAGAAGGTCGAGCCGGTGTTCAGTAACCTGCTCGCGGCCCACTCCCGCCGCATGGGCGCGATGGGCCTGGACGCCTGA
- a CDS encoding ATP-dependent DNA helicase, translating to MRQSEPRAPEPGSDAAFVPDAAQRQVLALAPETSAVVVGAPGTGKTATLVARVRALVDAGVDPDTIVVLTSSRTAATALRDRLALAVGRATAGPLARSVASLAFQLVRAAAVHGGGEPPQLLTGADEDQLLQDLLAGDAEDEASGASRWPDWLPAPIRGTAGFRAEVRTFLAECTTLGVTPARLGAFARRLELPAWESLASFATEYERVRADMRGAHRDAAGLVREAVGILRTSTPGAAVLGPFAAVRVLLVDDAQELTLGGVEMLEACRTHGIAVMAFGDPDVGSGTFRGASPRNFARLAAAAPPIVLTGVHRGTPAQRSLLASVTERIGAVGIVSHRVRPAEPDDRVAPHASVRAFTLRSASEEFDAIARLLRERHLRDGVPWDRCAVIAHDTRQVSALEAELAAREVPARASGPGQALGVLRPVRDLLRVVELSARPAEQWTADDVTDVLLGVTAGMDPVELRRLRTTLRQTELAAGGERSGHDLLVSGMARPLELELIDTREARRAARVAGTLALLAAQHAAGATVHEMLWTAWERSGLQTPWAEAAHGHGPLAEQANRDLDAVVALFQAAKRAVEREDGAPPLAFVRGILDSDVAEDRLTAPPPEASVRVLTPAGSLGLEFDTVVVAGVQDGVWPNTRLRGSLLETWRLAGAVEGDDATDVLDRRRQAMHDELRLFARAVSRATSQLIVTAVDDDDTGPSVLFELLPDPQPAPREAEHPLTLRGLVALHRRALTDPRAPAASRAAAAGQLALLADAGVAGADPAQWYGVAGPTTTAPLRDLDREDVRVSPSRLQALEQCQLDWVIAELGGDAGGAVAGLGTLIHAALEHGAGLDEEDLWDIVQQRWKELDFDAAWRDRAERTRARDLVRRLHRYLRDAEREGVTLVSAEPHFEVPIPLADAGEHNAVLSGYIDRVEIGPDGSVVIVDLKTGKSEPQTDKAVADNPQLAAYQLAFESGAVAAPEGARPGGAKLLVLRPSAASKDYVTPRQLPFDDDTRAAFVARVVAAVDVMRGTSFVAPYEEHCRDEHSYGLCRIHTIGAVSS from the coding sequence ATGCGACAGAGTGAACCCAGGGCACCCGAGCCCGGCTCCGATGCCGCCTTCGTCCCCGACGCCGCTCAGCGGCAGGTCCTCGCCCTTGCGCCGGAGACGTCGGCGGTGGTGGTCGGTGCGCCCGGGACCGGCAAGACCGCAACGCTCGTGGCGCGCGTGCGGGCGCTCGTCGACGCCGGCGTCGACCCCGACACGATCGTCGTGCTCACCTCGAGCCGCACGGCGGCGACGGCGCTGCGTGACCGCCTGGCACTGGCGGTGGGCCGGGCGACCGCCGGCCCGCTGGCGCGCTCGGTGGCCTCGCTGGCCTTCCAGCTCGTCCGCGCCGCGGCGGTGCACGGCGGCGGCGAGCCCCCGCAGCTGCTCACGGGCGCCGACGAGGACCAGCTGCTCCAGGACCTTCTCGCCGGTGACGCCGAAGACGAGGCCTCGGGAGCGTCCCGCTGGCCGGACTGGCTGCCCGCTCCCATCCGCGGCACGGCGGGGTTCCGCGCCGAGGTGCGCACGTTCCTCGCGGAGTGCACCACCCTCGGGGTCACGCCTGCCCGTCTCGGCGCGTTCGCCCGGCGGCTGGAGCTGCCTGCCTGGGAGTCGCTCGCATCGTTCGCGACGGAGTACGAGCGCGTCCGCGCCGACATGCGCGGGGCGCACCGAGACGCCGCCGGACTCGTGCGCGAAGCCGTCGGCATCCTGCGGACCAGCACGCCTGGCGCGGCGGTGCTCGGACCTTTCGCCGCGGTGCGGGTGCTGCTGGTCGACGACGCGCAGGAGCTGACCCTCGGCGGCGTCGAGATGCTCGAGGCATGCCGCACGCACGGCATCGCCGTCATGGCATTCGGCGACCCCGATGTCGGCTCGGGCACGTTCCGCGGCGCGTCACCGCGCAACTTCGCACGGCTGGCGGCGGCGGCCCCGCCGATCGTGCTCACCGGGGTGCACCGGGGAACCCCGGCGCAGCGGTCGCTGCTGGCGTCGGTGACCGAGCGCATCGGCGCCGTCGGGATCGTCAGTCACCGGGTGCGCCCGGCCGAGCCCGACGATCGGGTCGCGCCGCACGCCTCGGTGCGCGCCTTCACGCTGCGTTCGGCGTCGGAGGAGTTCGACGCCATCGCGCGACTGCTGCGGGAGCGGCACCTGCGCGACGGGGTGCCGTGGGACCGATGCGCCGTCATCGCCCACGACACCCGCCAGGTCTCTGCGCTCGAGGCGGAGCTGGCGGCGCGCGAGGTGCCAGCGCGCGCGAGCGGCCCCGGGCAGGCGCTGGGCGTCTTGCGCCCGGTGCGCGACCTGCTGCGGGTCGTGGAGCTGTCGGCCCGTCCGGCCGAGCAATGGACGGCCGACGACGTCACCGACGTGCTGCTGGGCGTGACCGCAGGCATGGACCCGGTCGAGCTGCGGCGGCTGCGCACGACTCTGCGGCAGACGGAGCTGGCGGCGGGGGGCGAGCGCAGCGGGCACGACCTGCTCGTGTCGGGCATGGCGCGGCCGCTGGAACTGGAGCTCATCGACACGCGAGAAGCCCGCCGGGCGGCCAGGGTGGCCGGCACGCTCGCGCTTCTGGCCGCGCAGCACGCCGCCGGCGCGACCGTGCACGAGATGCTCTGGACGGCCTGGGAACGCTCGGGGCTGCAGACCCCGTGGGCCGAGGCCGCGCACGGTCACGGACCCCTGGCGGAGCAGGCGAACCGGGACCTCGACGCGGTGGTCGCGCTCTTCCAGGCTGCGAAGCGGGCCGTCGAACGCGAGGACGGGGCTCCGCCGCTGGCGTTCGTGCGCGGCATCCTCGACAGCGACGTGGCCGAGGACCGCCTCACGGCGCCCCCGCCCGAAGCGAGCGTGCGGGTGCTGACTCCGGCCGGCTCGCTCGGGCTGGAATTCGACACGGTCGTGGTGGCGGGCGTGCAGGACGGCGTGTGGCCGAACACCCGCCTGCGGGGCAGCCTGCTGGAGACCTGGCGGCTCGCGGGAGCGGTCGAGGGCGACGACGCCACCGACGTGCTCGACCGGCGGCGGCAGGCGATGCACGACGAGCTGCGTCTGTTCGCCCGCGCGGTCTCCCGCGCGACCTCGCAGCTCATCGTCACTGCGGTCGACGACGACGACACCGGGCCCAGCGTGCTGTTCGAGCTTCTGCCCGATCCGCAGCCGGCACCGCGAGAGGCCGAGCATCCACTCACCCTGCGCGGACTCGTCGCCCTGCACCGCCGCGCGCTGACCGACCCCCGCGCACCCGCAGCGTCCCGCGCCGCCGCCGCCGGCCAGCTGGCACTCCTCGCCGATGCCGGCGTCGCGGGCGCTGACCCCGCCCAGTGGTACGGAGTGGCCGGCCCGACCACCACCGCGCCGCTGCGGGATCTCGACCGTGAGGACGTGCGGGTGTCTCCGTCGCGCCTGCAGGCGTTGGAGCAGTGCCAGCTCGACTGGGTGATCGCCGAGCTGGGCGGCGACGCGGGCGGGGCGGTCGCCGGCCTCGGCACCCTGATCCACGCCGCCCTCGAACACGGTGCCGGACTGGATGAGGAAGATCTTTGGGACATCGTGCAGCAGCGCTGGAAGGAACTCGACTTCGACGCGGCATGGCGCGACCGCGCCGAGCGCACCCGAGCGCGCGACCTCGTGCGGCGCCTGCACCGGTACCTGCGCGACGCCGAGCGTGAGGGCGTGACCCTCGTGAGCGCCGAGCCGCACTTCGAGGTGCCGATTCCGCTTGCCGATGCCGGTGAGCACAACGCGGTGCTCAGCGGCTACATCGACCGCGTCGAGATCGGGCCCGACGGATCCGTGGTGATCGTGGACCTCAAGACGGGCAAGAGCGAGCCGCAGACAGACAAGGCAGTCGCGGACAACCCCCAGCTGGCGGCATACCAGCTGGCGTTCGAGTCCGGCGCCGTGGCTGCACCCGAAGGCGCGCGCCCGGGTGGGGCGAAGCTGCTGGTGCTGCGGCCCAGCGCGGCATCCAAGGACTATGTCACCCCGCGCCAGCTGCCCTTCGACGACGACACTCGTGCCGCCTTCGTGGCGCGCGTCGTCGCGGCCGTCGACGTCATGCGCGGAACGTCCTTCGTCGCACCCTACGAGGAGCACTGCCGCGACGAGCACTCCTACGGGCTCTGCCGCATCCACACGATCGGCGCGGTGAGCTCATGA
- a CDS encoding ATP-dependent DNA helicase, which produces MTGVISAQAIASALGQFPPTPEQAAVIESPLQPGLVVAGAGSGKTETMAGRVVWLVANGLVRRDQVLGLTFTRKAAGELAERIHKRLQRLAEFERRGLLAHLPALHAAGRLDAFADAPNDAARRALLAGLVAATGAVPDDADDESLLHRPTVSTYNSFADAIVREHAVRIGRDGQAAVLSDSAAWLLMRRVVLASEDPRLEERGESVRSIIDAALRIARDSVDNLVPLTKLAAFPERFADVLERPSENKRTVVYAEVARAAEKVGALSLLAELAAEYDRQKARLGVIDFSDQVAGALEVVRSHESVAAELRDRYRVVLLDEYQDTSVVQTDLLATLFRGTGVMAVGDPHQSIYGWRGASAGNLGDFARAFAGDGESGRFALRTSWRNSRRVLTAANAVLAPLASTAPVPVDELLARPAAPEGDVQIAFDDDLDAETDRVAQWFADVRDRRAAAGQATTGAILFRSKKHMVRFGDALARRGIPHRILGLGGLLSTPEVVDVVSALRVIADPTAGSALIRLLSGPRWAIGLADLRALAELARRIVRHDHALRPLAPEVAERLRGSAGQDQGSLIDALDFVLRHPADHGWLAGFTPAARERLREAGAVFAGLRRAARLPIPELVRLIELELRLDVELAANEARGPARIASEQLRAFVDELHGFLAADETGSLTSLLAWLDHAEKLDEFAPRTEPPEDDVVQLLTIHGSKGLEWDAVAVVRLVKDELPTAAKDTKGWLSFGVLPYEFRGDAPWLPRLRWHREDAPTQQGLKTALEDFVAAQRARQLEEDRRLAYVAVTRARDHLLMTGSSWSGTRSARDPSVFLLEMAEALGVEPPEPQPDENPYLGERRLLTWPIDPLGARTHAVHAAAEAVRAAQAGDRPEPHPELELLLAERAARAADRVRSAPTRIPASRYKDYVSDFAGTVAAVARPLPERPYRQTRLGTLFHAWVEHRSGLVGAGSSTDDALWELDDDAGDGAAPLSTDDAEAMAQLKQAFAATEWAPLRPIEVETEIDFTMTGPDGREHVIICKLDAVYRRGERYEIVDWKTGRPPTTAAEREQRMVQLELYRAAYHAKHGVPVELIDVALVYVGAGVVLRG; this is translated from the coding sequence ATGACCGGTGTCATCTCCGCCCAGGCCATCGCCTCGGCGCTCGGGCAGTTCCCGCCGACGCCGGAGCAGGCGGCCGTCATCGAGTCGCCCCTGCAGCCGGGCCTCGTCGTCGCCGGCGCCGGCAGCGGCAAGACCGAGACGATGGCGGGCCGGGTGGTGTGGCTGGTCGCCAACGGCCTGGTGCGCCGCGATCAGGTGCTGGGACTGACCTTCACCCGCAAGGCCGCCGGCGAGCTGGCCGAGCGCATCCACAAGCGGCTGCAGCGCCTGGCGGAGTTCGAGAGGCGAGGGCTGCTGGCGCACCTGCCGGCCCTTCACGCCGCGGGACGCCTCGATGCCTTCGCCGACGCGCCCAACGACGCCGCGCGGCGGGCCCTTCTCGCGGGCCTCGTCGCCGCCACGGGCGCCGTACCCGACGACGCCGACGACGAGTCGCTGCTGCACCGGCCCACGGTGTCCACGTACAACAGCTTCGCCGACGCGATCGTGCGCGAGCACGCCGTGCGCATCGGCCGCGACGGTCAGGCGGCGGTGCTCAGCGACTCGGCGGCCTGGCTGCTCATGCGACGCGTCGTGCTCGCCTCCGAGGACCCGCGCCTCGAAGAGCGCGGCGAGTCGGTGCGCAGCATCATCGACGCCGCCCTGCGCATCGCCCGTGACAGCGTCGACAACCTCGTGCCCCTCACAAAGCTCGCCGCCTTCCCTGAGCGGTTCGCGGACGTGCTCGAGCGCCCCTCCGAGAACAAGCGCACGGTCGTGTACGCCGAGGTCGCACGCGCCGCCGAGAAGGTCGGTGCGCTGTCGCTGCTGGCGGAACTGGCGGCCGAGTACGACAGGCAGAAGGCGCGGCTTGGGGTCATCGACTTCTCGGATCAGGTCGCCGGCGCCCTCGAAGTCGTGCGCAGCCACGAGTCCGTGGCCGCCGAGCTGCGCGATCGGTACCGGGTCGTGTTGCTGGACGAGTACCAGGACACCTCGGTCGTGCAGACGGATCTGCTGGCCACCCTCTTCCGCGGCACCGGCGTCATGGCGGTCGGCGACCCGCACCAGTCGATCTACGGATGGCGGGGGGCGAGTGCGGGCAACCTCGGTGACTTCGCGCGCGCGTTCGCCGGTGACGGCGAGAGCGGTCGCTTCGCCCTGCGCACCAGCTGGCGCAACAGTCGGCGGGTGCTGACGGCGGCCAACGCCGTGCTCGCCCCCCTCGCGTCGACCGCCCCGGTGCCGGTCGACGAACTGCTGGCGCGCCCCGCAGCCCCCGAGGGCGACGTGCAGATCGCCTTCGACGACGACCTGGATGCCGAAACCGACCGCGTCGCGCAGTGGTTCGCCGACGTGCGCGACCGCCGCGCGGCCGCGGGGCAGGCGACCACAGGGGCGATCCTCTTCCGGAGCAAGAAGCACATGGTGCGCTTCGGCGATGCGCTCGCGCGCCGCGGCATCCCACACCGCATCCTGGGGCTCGGCGGACTGCTGTCGACGCCCGAGGTCGTCGACGTCGTCTCCGCGCTGCGGGTGATCGCCGACCCGACCGCGGGTTCTGCCCTCATCCGGCTGCTCTCCGGGCCGCGCTGGGCCATCGGCCTGGCGGACCTGCGCGCCCTGGCGGAGCTCGCCCGCCGCATCGTGCGGCACGACCATGCCCTCCGGCCACTCGCTCCCGAGGTCGCGGAGCGCCTGCGCGGTTCGGCGGGCCAGGACCAGGGTTCGCTCATCGATGCGCTCGACTTCGTGCTGCGCCACCCCGCGGACCACGGGTGGCTGGCCGGGTTCACGCCTGCGGCGCGCGAGCGGCTGCGCGAGGCCGGGGCCGTCTTCGCGGGACTGCGGCGCGCGGCGCGGCTGCCGATCCCCGAACTCGTCCGGCTCATCGAACTCGAGCTGCGGCTCGACGTCGAACTCGCCGCGAACGAGGCGCGCGGTCCCGCCCGCATCGCCTCCGAGCAGCTGCGCGCTTTCGTCGACGAGCTGCACGGCTTTCTCGCCGCCGACGAGACCGGGTCGCTCACGAGCCTGCTGGCCTGGCTCGACCACGCCGAGAAGCTCGACGAATTCGCGCCCCGCACCGAGCCGCCCGAGGACGACGTCGTGCAGCTGCTCACGATCCACGGCTCCAAGGGACTCGAATGGGATGCCGTGGCGGTGGTGCGTCTGGTGAAGGACGAGCTGCCCACCGCGGCGAAGGACACCAAGGGGTGGCTGTCGTTCGGCGTGCTGCCGTACGAGTTCCGTGGCGACGCCCCGTGGCTGCCGCGGCTGCGTTGGCACCGTGAGGACGCGCCGACGCAGCAGGGGCTGAAGACGGCCCTCGAGGACTTCGTCGCCGCGCAGCGCGCGCGCCAGCTCGAAGAGGACCGCCGACTGGCCTATGTGGCGGTCACCCGCGCGCGGGACCACCTGCTCATGACCGGCTCGAGCTGGTCGGGCACGCGCAGCGCGCGCGATCCGAGCGTCTTCCTGCTCGAGATGGCGGAGGCGCTCGGTGTCGAGCCGCCCGAACCGCAGCCCGACGAGAACCCGTACCTGGGGGAGCGCCGCCTGCTGACGTGGCCGATCGACCCGCTGGGTGCCCGCACGCACGCCGTGCACGCCGCCGCCGAGGCGGTGCGCGCCGCGCAGGCGGGAGACCGGCCCGAGCCGCATCCCGAACTCGAGCTGCTGCTGGCCGAACGGGCCGCGCGCGCCGCCGACCGGGTGCGCTCAGCACCCACCCGCATCCCGGCCTCGCGGTACAAGGACTACGTCAGCGACTTCGCCGGCACCGTGGCCGCCGTCGCGCGTCCCCTGCCGGAGCGGCCATACCGCCAGACGCGTCTGGGCACCCTCTTCCACGCCTGGGTGGAACACCGATCGGGCCTGGTCGGCGCCGGGTCGTCGACCGACGATGCGCTGTGGGAGCTCGACGACGACGCCGGCGACGGCGCTGCGCCCCTGTCCACCGACGACGCTGAGGCGATGGCGCAGCTGAAGCAAGCGTTCGCCGCCACCGAGTGGGCGCCGCTGCGCCCGATCGAGGTCGAGACCGAGATCGACTTCACCATGACCGGGCCCGACGGCCGGGAGCACGTGATCATCTGCAAGCTCGACGCCGTCTACCGCCGGGGAGAGCGCTACGAGATAGTCGACTGGAAGACCGGCCGCCCGCCGACGACCGCCGCCGAGCGCGAGCAGCGCATGGTGCAGCTGGAGCTGTACCGCGCGGCGTACCACGCCAAGCACGGGGTGCCGGTGGAGCTCATCGACGTCGCGCTCGTCTACGTCGGCGCGGGGGTCGTGCTGCGGGGGTGA
- a CDS encoding PHP domain-containing protein, which produces MSSARQRFEGPSDLHLHSVYSDGTESPAEAMLAVHRAGVRTAALTDHDTTAGWAEGAEAATSLGMTFLPGMELSATDRWRSVHVLAYLFDPDDPGLRAETERIRRARLGRAERIVEAIGRDYDLTWADVVAETGDGATVGRPHIADALVARGLARDRAEAFSGILAPTSGYYVPHYAPDVRDAVRLIVAAGGVPIIAHPTPAGRDRMMPMPLIDELIALGLGGFELGHRENTPEGIAVLQAVADEHDLIVTGSSDYHGRGKPNMPGEHTTSDEMVARIIARATGSAPVYP; this is translated from the coding sequence GTGAGTTCAGCACGGCAGAGGTTCGAGGGCCCCAGCGACCTCCACCTGCACTCGGTCTACTCCGACGGCACGGAGTCGCCCGCGGAGGCGATGCTCGCGGTGCACCGGGCGGGGGTGCGCACCGCCGCCCTGACCGACCACGACACGACCGCGGGCTGGGCGGAGGGTGCAGAGGCGGCCACGTCGCTGGGTATGACCTTCCTTCCGGGCATGGAACTCAGCGCCACTGACCGCTGGCGGAGCGTGCACGTGCTGGCCTATCTGTTCGACCCCGACGACCCGGGCCTGCGCGCCGAGACCGAACGCATCCGCCGCGCCCGGCTCGGGAGGGCGGAACGGATCGTCGAGGCGATCGGGCGCGATTACGACCTCACTTGGGCAGACGTCGTGGCCGAGACCGGCGACGGCGCGACGGTCGGCCGCCCGCACATCGCCGACGCCCTCGTCGCACGCGGCCTCGCCCGTGACCGGGCCGAGGCGTTCTCCGGCATCCTCGCCCCCACGAGCGGCTACTACGTGCCGCACTACGCCCCGGACGTCCGCGATGCGGTGCGCCTCATCGTCGCCGCGGGCGGCGTGCCCATCATCGCCCATCCGACTCCCGCCGGCCGCGACCGCATGATGCCGATGCCGCTCATCGACGAGCTCATCGCGCTCGGCCTCGGCGGGTTCGAGCTCGGGCACCGAGAGAACACCCCGGAAGGCATCGCCGTGCTGCAGGCGGTGGCCGACGAGCACGACCTCATCGTCACGGGATCCAGCGACTACCACGGCCGGGGAAAGCCCAACATGCCGGGGGAGCACACCACCAGCGACGAGATGGTGGCCCGCATCATCGCGCGCGCCACCGGCAGCGCGCCGGTCTACCCCTGA